The Candidatus Poribacteria bacterium genome contains the following window.
TACGTCTCCAGCGAATGTCAGTGCAATTGCGCTTGTGGGGGTTCATCCGCCGACAGAAAAATTTCTGTCCCAAATTGATGATGCGATCACGGAAGGTGTCTATTTTGAAGGCGGTAGCAGCCGTGAGATCGTTATTGGTGCGAAACTTGCAGAAATCTTGGAAATTGGGCTTGGGGACCGAGTGGTCGTGACAGTCGCGCAAGCCGAAACCGGAGACCTCTCCCAAGAGATGTTCAGGATTTCCGGTATCTATTATTTTGCGAGTGAAGAAATGAACGCCGCCATGGCATTTGTTCGGATTGAAAAAGCACAAGAGATGCTCGCGATTGGGAACGCTGCACATGAAATCGCCATTAAATTTACTGCTCTTGCCTACTCGCAAGATCCAGCACTGCCGTTTTGGGAGGCGTATTCCCGACACGGCAACGAAGTCTTAAGTTGGACGGAACTGATGTCGCAATTAACAGCGATATTAGAAATGACAAAATACAGCAAATACATCATGGGGGGCATCTTGTTTGTTTTGGTTGCCTTTGGAATTATCAACACGCTTTTTATGTCGTTGTACGAGCGGATGTTTGAGTTTGGTGTGTTACGTGCTGTCGGAACGCGTCCTTTCGGGATGGCACGCGTTATCTTGTTTGAAGCGGGTGCCTTAGCGATCGTGAGTATTGGGCTCGGGGCGACACTTGGATTTGTTTTGACAGCAGTTTTTGCGCATGTCGGAATTAATTATATAGGCATTGAATTTGCTGGCGTGACCGTACAGGAGTTCATCCGTCCGGTCATGACGGTTGAACAGTTCACTGCTTATCCGGTGTGGTTTTTTATTTTTACGATCATCGCTGGACTCTATCCGGCACGCTACACAGCGAAAATGTCGCCAGCAGCGGCAATGCGGCGGAGTTTTTAAATTTTTTACCTATGAAGTTCTCGCTCTGCTTTTTTCTACGTCAAAAGCGGGTTTTCGCTAAATTCAGATCCAACTTGACAAAACAGTTTTTTAGGAAGTCACAATGGAACAGGTACAGAACACAGATGTTATTGTTACAGCAGGTGTGACGAAGGTTTATGAAGCGGATGGGATTCCTGTCAACGCGCTTAACGGGATCGATTTAACCATTCAGTCGAGGGAATTTACGGCACTGGTGGGGCCATCTGGTTCCGGCAAAACAACCTTTCTCAACATCATTTCCGGGTTGGATAACCCTACAGCAGGGAAAGTGTGGCTTGCGGGTAAGGTGCTATCGGAGATGAGTGGCAACGAACTCTCTGACTTTCGGCGTGATAACATCGGATTCATCTTTCAGGCTTACAACCTGATACCTGTGCTGACAGTCGAGGAAAACGTTGAGTACATCATGCTCTTGGCGGGTGTCCCGAAAGCGGAGCGGCACGAGCGGGTTATCGCAATGCTTGAAACGGTCGGGTTGAAGGGGGTTGCCGACCGAAAACCGACGCAGCTTTCAGGTGGACAGCAACAGCGCGTCGCTATCGCACGTGCGATGGTCTCTGAACCTGAGATTATCCTTGCCGATGAACCAACAGCGAATCTCGACTCGAAAACGGGTGCCGATCTGCTTGAGATGATGCGTCACCTCAATGAAGAAACGGGTATGACGTTCATCTTCTCGACCCATGATCCGATGGTGATGGAGAGTGCAACGCGTCTGATTACGCTTCGCGACGGGCGGGTAGATACGGATGAGACGAAATAATAGTTGTCAGTTGTCAGTTTTAATAGTTTTCAGTTTTCGGTTATCAGTTATCAGTTAAGAAAAATAAGAATTTCTGATGAAAAAGATCCTGGTACTCGTCATCTATTTAGTAACAACGCTCCTTGTACGGATCGCTGATGCTGAATTCCGAGTTGGTGGTTACTACAAAAACTTTTCCACTGTATTCAATTCACCACTTCCAGACGCACCAATAACGGGGATCGTGGTCAATCGGCTACGGCTTAATCTCTCCTACGCCCCCGCGGACGCGCTTTCATTTGCTTTCGCTTACGATTTTACGCCTCGTGTTCAAGACCCGTTACTCTTTTCGCAGTCGCCGTTTGCTGTCGGTGTCGCTTCGTCGAGTTACCGCATCGCAGATTTGGACTCGCCAATCTATCCGAGTGAAGAAGAACCAGTTGGCAGTGTCGGTATTTATCATAATCTCGATCGCGCCTCGGTTCAGTTCAGCACAGAATTCGCTGATTTTTCCATCGGTCGAGACGCTATTGCTTGGGGGAGTGCGCGGATCATAAATCCAACCGATGTTATCGCGCCCTATACTTACGATCAACTGGATACGGAAGACCGCGTTGGGGTAGACGCTATCCGGGTGCGGATTCCTGTCGGTGTGATGGGAGAGGTAGATGCCGGTTACATCGCCGGTGCCGATTTTGATTTTGATAAGAGTGCGGTCTTTCTCCGAACACAATTGAACGCCGCGGAAACGGACTTTTCAATTTTACTGTTGGAATTTCAGAGGGATCTGCTTGTCGGTTTGGATATCGCTCGCGGTATTGGCGGTGCGGGGTTCTGGTTGGAAACGGCTTATGTTTTGACTACTCCGTTTGATGATGAACCTGATGCATCGGCAGATTATCTGCGTACCTCTGTCGGTTTGGACTATAGCTTCGGCGGCGAGACTTACGCCTTTATTGAATATCATTTCAATGGCGCGGGTGCGAGGAACTCCGAAAATTACCTCACCAATTTAGAGCGATCAGCGTATACCCGTGGTGGTGTTTATCTACTGGGTAGGCACTATCTCGCTCCCGGATTCACCCATCAACTGACCCCGCTGGTGAGTTTCAGCGGACAGATGCTGTTTAATCTATCCGATCCATCGACTTTCGTTGCGCCACAGATAGCCTATAACGTCGCCGAGGATATTCACCTCTCTATGGGTGGTTTTGTTAGTATCGGCAAGCGACCTAAAAACGGTGAATCACCCAAATTCCAATCGGAATTTGGTAGTTACCCGAATCTTTTCTTTTCCTCATTTCGCGTCTATTTTTGAGACTTTGACAAGTTGTACGAAAACTGGTATAATGTGTGGTACAAATCAGAAATCATTGGACGAAAAAAATAAAGTATGAATAAAAAACGGATGCTTTTCATAGGTATTTTCGGCATTGTGGTTTTGTGCGTAGGACTCTTCTATTGGCATACCCAACGCCAAGCGAACTACGCGAAAACACGAGAACTTTTCGCGCCTATCTATGAATATTCGGGAAGACTCACACCAGAAGAACAAAAACGTTATTCTGAATTCACGCATTCGATTATGAACGTTGAACTTTCTGTGGCGAAAAAATACGTCTTACCCAAGCGAGAGATGCTTCAGTTAGAGGCACACAGCATGACGTTATATCGCAACAATCCTGAACTGATGTTTGTGAACAGTACGCCGCCTTACCCCGCCGGCACGGATGTCGAGCCGTTTATACGACATTTCAGTATCTTGGCACTGATCGCTAAAACCAAGTTAGCAGATTTGCCTGCTGACAGCAGAAAGTCAATAATCTCGCACCTTGAAGCGTTCCAAAAACGCCTGACGAAAAATAGCGTTGAGGTCTATATTCAAGAAGTCAGAGATATGTCTTTGCGTCCGAGCCAAAAACTGCCGCCGATGCGTTTCGGCGTTGCGTCTGCTCCGCAAACAGCAGGCGGGGGTGTTATCCAAATCACTGATACTTATGAAAATATGTACGAGGTTGATTTGGATGATCCAACGGATACGGGAACAACAGAGGATACCACCGAATTGTATGCGAAGATTGACCGGATTTTTGAACATCTTACCGATGCGGAGTTCCAACGGCTTTCGGATCTCAATAAGGCAGACCGTTCGGCAGAAATCGAGAAATTGTTTTTAACAGAATAGATGTGTCCTGTCACCAAATGAGACGGGCAATGAAGGGTTTTCCTACTACGAACCCTTATTTTTTAGTTCCAGTTGTTTCATTCCATCCACTTGGTATATAAGTCCCTTTTCCCACAGAAACAGTTGTCAGCATTGGTTGATCGCTTGTCGTAATTCTGTCTCTTGCGTTGCAGGTTGGCTTGTGCTAAACTGATGTATTATGCGAAAGCAAGACTTGACAAAAGACAAGACTGACGGCACTGCCCTTATCAAAACGGACCCGTTGCTGAAACCGTATAGAACACAACTGCGTGAGCGGTTCGCGCACTATCAACGCTTTAAAGCCGAGATTGAGAAGAGAGGCGGTGTATTAGGCGAGATAAGCCGAGGACACCGATATTTCGGTTTCAACCATGGTGAACACGAAGGCGAAGCTGGTGTCTGGTACCGCGAATGGGCACCGGGTGCGGAGAGGCTTGCGCTTATCGGCGATTTTAACGACTGGTCGCGCGATGCGAACCCGATGTCCGTTGATGATTGGGGTGTGTGGCACATCTTTTTGCCAGACAGCGAACATGCTGATAGGTTCACACACGGCAGCCTCGTTAAGGTGCATATCGTCTCTGAATTCGGTGGACTTGATCGGATTCCGGCATATATTCAGCGCGTCGTTCAGGAAGGCGATGCTGATTTCATAGGTCAGTATTGGGCACCCCCGCATCCGTATCAGTGGCAGCACCGCGCACCCGATTTTGACATCAACACTGAGGGATTACGGATTTACGAGGCGCACGTCGGCATGGCACAAGAGGCGGAGAGAGTCGGGACTTTCGCTGAGTTTGCGCAAAACATCTTGCCCCGGATTGTGGATTTAGGCTATAACGCTGTGCAGCTAATGGCGGTGATGGAGCATCCCTACTATGCAAGTTTTGGGTATCATGTAAGCAACTTTTTCGCTGTTTCAAGCCGTTTCGGGACCCCCGAAGAACTCAAAGAGCTGGTTGATACGGCACACGGTCTGGGGTTGCTGGTTATCATGGATCTCGTGCATAGCCATGCGGTTAAAAATCTCAACGAAGGGTTGAGCCGTTTTGATGGCACGGAACATCAGTATTTCCACGCCGGTGCGAAAGGTGAACACGTCGCATGGGATTCGCTATGTTTTGATTATAGCAAGTACGAGGTACAACGTTTCCTGTTGAGCAATATTCGCTACTGGTTGGAGACCTATCGGTTTGATGGATTTAGGTTTGATGGTGTCACGAGTATGCTCTATAGCGACCACGGGTTAGAGCGAAAATTTACGGGCTATGCCGATTACTTTGACACCGATGTTGAACCGGACGCTATCGCCTACCTCATGTTGGCAAATGAGGTTGTTCATGCTGTCAACCCCGCTGCCATTTCGATTGCTGAAGACATGAGCGGTATGCCTGGTCTCGCACGGCCTATCGAAGAAGGTGGACTCGGCTTCGATTATCGGCTTGCAATGGGTATCCCGGATTATTGGATTCGATTGTTAAAAGAGAAACAGGACGAAGCGTGGCACATCGGCGAGATTTACGGCATGTTACGCAACCGCCGCGCAGGCGAAAAAAATATCGCTTATGTTGAGAGCCACGACCAGTCAATTGTCGGCGATAAGACGCTTGCTATGCAACTCATGGACGCTGAACTCTATACGAACATGAGTATTTCCACGACGAGCCATCTTATTTCTCGCGGCATCGCGCTCCACAAACTCATTCGACTCCTGACGTTTAGTTTAGGGGGTGAGGGGTATCTGAACTTTATAGGAAATGAGTTTGGACATCCTGAGTGGATTGATTTCCCACGTGCGGGGAACAATAATTCCTACTGGTATGCGCGCAGGCAGTGGCATCTTGTCGAAGATGAAACCCTCCGCTACAAAGACCTCAACGCTTTTGACGGCGCGATGCAGCACCTTGATAAAGCGTCCCATTTACTTACTGATACGGACATCCAGTTATTATTCATTCATGAGGAAGCGAAGCAGATCGTCTATGCGCGGGGTGGACTTGTTTTTGCCTTCAACTTTCATCCGACTGAATCTGTTACAGATTGGCGGGTCCCTGTCCCTGAGAAGGCGGATTACCGACTCGTTCTCAATACCGATGATCCAGTATATGGTGGTTATGG
Protein-coding sequences here:
- a CDS encoding alpha amylase C-terminal domain-containing protein; this translates as MRKQDLTKDKTDGTALIKTDPLLKPYRTQLRERFAHYQRFKAEIEKRGGVLGEISRGHRYFGFNHGEHEGEAGVWYREWAPGAERLALIGDFNDWSRDANPMSVDDWGVWHIFLPDSEHADRFTHGSLVKVHIVSEFGGLDRIPAYIQRVVQEGDADFIGQYWAPPHPYQWQHRAPDFDINTEGLRIYEAHVGMAQEAERVGTFAEFAQNILPRIVDLGYNAVQLMAVMEHPYYASFGYHVSNFFAVSSRFGTPEELKELVDTAHGLGLLVIMDLVHSHAVKNLNEGLSRFDGTEHQYFHAGAKGEHVAWDSLCFDYSKYEVQRFLLSNIRYWLETYRFDGFRFDGVTSMLYSDHGLERKFTGYADYFDTDVEPDAIAYLMLANEVVHAVNPAAISIAEDMSGMPGLARPIEEGGLGFDYRLAMGIPDYWIRLLKEKQDEAWHIGEIYGMLRNRRAGEKNIAYVESHDQSIVGDKTLAMQLMDAELYTNMSISTTSHLISRGIALHKLIRLLTFSLGGEGYLNFIGNEFGHPEWIDFPRAGNNNSYWYARRQWHLVEDETLRYKDLNAFDGAMQHLDKASHLLTDTDIQLLFIHEEAKQIVYARGGLVFAFNFHPTESVTDWRVPVPEKADYRLVLNTDDPVYGGYGAVAGVHYPWQDVAIEGQAQSIQLYVPARSAQVLGSES
- a CDS encoding ABC transporter permease, with translation MSWILIKLAWRNIFRNKRRTIIAATAIGLGLAALIFVDALMIGMTDNMVRTATASFLGDAQIHRAGFRDVQEVSLTIQALDEVTESLAQEGIVEHFTQRVLAPGMITSPANVSAIALVGVHPPTEKFLSQIDDAITEGVYFEGGSSREIVIGAKLAEILEIGLGDRVVVTVAQAETGDLSQEMFRISGIYYFASEEMNAAMAFVRIEKAQEMLAIGNAAHEIAIKFTALAYSQDPALPFWEAYSRHGNEVLSWTELMSQLTAILEMTKYSKYIMGGILFVLVAFGIINTLFMSLYERMFEFGVLRAVGTRPFGMARVILFEAGALAIVSIGLGATLGFVLTAVFAHVGINYIGIEFAGVTVQEFIRPVMTVEQFTAYPVWFFIFTIIAGLYPARYTAKMSPAAAMRRSF
- a CDS encoding ABC transporter ATP-binding protein, whose protein sequence is MEQVQNTDVIVTAGVTKVYEADGIPVNALNGIDLTIQSREFTALVGPSGSGKTTFLNIISGLDNPTAGKVWLAGKVLSEMSGNELSDFRRDNIGFIFQAYNLIPVLTVEENVEYIMLLAGVPKAERHERVIAMLETVGLKGVADRKPTQLSGGQQQRVAIARAMVSEPEIILADEPTANLDSKTGADLLEMMRHLNEETGMTFIFSTHDPMVMESATRLITLRDGRVDTDETK